One part of the Ursus arctos isolate Adak ecotype North America unplaced genomic scaffold, UrsArc2.0 scaffold_20, whole genome shotgun sequence genome encodes these proteins:
- the AZI2 gene encoding 5-azacytidine-induced protein 2 isoform X1, producing MYRATVMDALVEDDICILNHEKAHRRDTVTPISIYSGDESVASHFALVTAYEDIKKRLKDSEKENSFLKKRIRFLEEKLIGARLDEETSSVGREQVNKAYHAYREVCIDRDNLKSKLDKMNKDNSESLKVLNEQLQSKEVELLQLRTEVETQQVIRYLNPPSSNWEVEKLSCDLKIHGLEQELELMRKECSDLKIQLQKAKQTDPSQEDNLKSSDLQRLSISSDNMQNAYWELKREMSNLHLVTQVQAELLRKLKTPTTIKKACAPVGCMEDLGKDSTKLHLANFTATYKRHSPLSPNGKTVCHTTSSPLPGDIKVLSEKAVLQSWTDNERSILHDGTNFQEHNSYGRNSLEDNSWVFPSPPKSSETAFGETKNKTLPSPNLPPLHYLDQHNQNCLYKN from the exons ctgtcaTGGATGCACTGGTAGAAGATGATATCTGCATTCTGAATCATGAAAAAGCACATAGGAGAGACACAGTGACTCCAATCTCAATATATTCAGGAGATGAGTCTGTTGCTTCACATTTTGCTCTTGTCACTGCATATGAAGACATCAAAAAACGACTGAAGgattcagagaaagagaactctttcttaaagaaaagaataagatttttagaagaaaag CTTATAGGAGCTCGATTAGATGAAGAAACAAGTTCTGTGGGACGTGAACAAGTAAATAAAGCCTATCATGCATATCGAGAGGTTTGCATTGATAGAGataatttgaaaagcaaattgGATAAAATG AATAAAGACAACTCTGAATCTTTGAAAGTATTGAATGAACAGCTACAATCTAAAGAAGTAGAACTTCTCCAGCTAAGGACAGAGGTGGAAACTCAGCAGG TGATAAGGTATTTAAATCCACCTTCATCAAACTGGGAGGTGGAAAAGTTGAGCTGTGACCTGAAGATCCATGGTTTGGAACAAGAGCTGGAACTGATGAGGAAAGAATGTAGTGACCTCAAAATACAGCTACAAAAAGCCAAACAAACG GATCCATCTCAGGAAGACAATCTAAAAAGCAGCGATCTCCAAAGACTGAGCATTTCAAG TGATAATATGCAAAATGCATACTGGGAACTGAAGAGAGAAATGTCTAATTTACATTTGGTGACTCAAGTACAAGCTGAACtactaagaaaactgaaaacccCAACAACAATCAAGAAAG CCTGTGCCCCAGTAGGATGCATGGAAGACCTTGGGAAAGACAGCACAAAACTGCACTTGGCGAATTTTACTGCAACATACAAAAGACATTCCCCCCTCTCACCAAACGGCAAAACTGTTTGCCATACCACATCTTCCCCTTTACCAGGAGATATAAAGGTTTTATCAGAGAAAGCAGTTCTCCAATCATGGACAGATAACGAGCGATCCATTCTTCATGATGGTACTAACTTTCAGGAACACAACTCTTACGGCAGAAATTCTCTGGAAGATAATTCTTGGGTATTCCCAAGCCCTCCTAAATCAAGCGAGACAGCATTTGgggaaactaaaaataaaactttgcctTCACCCAACCTGCCACCACTGCATTACTTGGATCAACATAATCAAAACTGTCTTTATAAGAATTAA
- the AZI2 gene encoding 5-azacytidine-induced protein 2 isoform X2 yields the protein MDALVEDDICILNHEKAHRRDTVTPISIYSGDESVASHFALVTAYEDIKKRLKDSEKENSFLKKRIRFLEEKLIGARLDEETSSVGREQVNKAYHAYREVCIDRDNLKSKLDKMNKDNSESLKVLNEQLQSKEVELLQLRTEVETQQVIRYLNPPSSNWEVEKLSCDLKIHGLEQELELMRKECSDLKIQLQKAKQTDPSQEDNLKSSDLQRLSISSDNMQNAYWELKREMSNLHLVTQVQAELLRKLKTPTTIKKACAPVGCMEDLGKDSTKLHLANFTATYKRHSPLSPNGKTVCHTTSSPLPGDIKVLSEKAVLQSWTDNERSILHDGTNFQEHNSYGRNSLEDNSWVFPSPPKSSETAFGETKNKTLPSPNLPPLHYLDQHNQNCLYKN from the exons aTGGATGCACTGGTAGAAGATGATATCTGCATTCTGAATCATGAAAAAGCACATAGGAGAGACACAGTGACTCCAATCTCAATATATTCAGGAGATGAGTCTGTTGCTTCACATTTTGCTCTTGTCACTGCATATGAAGACATCAAAAAACGACTGAAGgattcagagaaagagaactctttcttaaagaaaagaataagatttttagaagaaaag CTTATAGGAGCTCGATTAGATGAAGAAACAAGTTCTGTGGGACGTGAACAAGTAAATAAAGCCTATCATGCATATCGAGAGGTTTGCATTGATAGAGataatttgaaaagcaaattgGATAAAATG AATAAAGACAACTCTGAATCTTTGAAAGTATTGAATGAACAGCTACAATCTAAAGAAGTAGAACTTCTCCAGCTAAGGACAGAGGTGGAAACTCAGCAGG TGATAAGGTATTTAAATCCACCTTCATCAAACTGGGAGGTGGAAAAGTTGAGCTGTGACCTGAAGATCCATGGTTTGGAACAAGAGCTGGAACTGATGAGGAAAGAATGTAGTGACCTCAAAATACAGCTACAAAAAGCCAAACAAACG GATCCATCTCAGGAAGACAATCTAAAAAGCAGCGATCTCCAAAGACTGAGCATTTCAAG TGATAATATGCAAAATGCATACTGGGAACTGAAGAGAGAAATGTCTAATTTACATTTGGTGACTCAAGTACAAGCTGAACtactaagaaaactgaaaacccCAACAACAATCAAGAAAG CCTGTGCCCCAGTAGGATGCATGGAAGACCTTGGGAAAGACAGCACAAAACTGCACTTGGCGAATTTTACTGCAACATACAAAAGACATTCCCCCCTCTCACCAAACGGCAAAACTGTTTGCCATACCACATCTTCCCCTTTACCAGGAGATATAAAGGTTTTATCAGAGAAAGCAGTTCTCCAATCATGGACAGATAACGAGCGATCCATTCTTCATGATGGTACTAACTTTCAGGAACACAACTCTTACGGCAGAAATTCTCTGGAAGATAATTCTTGGGTATTCCCAAGCCCTCCTAAATCAAGCGAGACAGCATTTGgggaaactaaaaataaaactttgcctTCACCCAACCTGCCACCACTGCATTACTTGGATCAACATAATCAAAACTGTCTTTATAAGAATTAA